The Bacteroidota bacterium genome window below encodes:
- a CDS encoding DUF4065 domain-containing protein: protein MKSPYTGKEMICMKENREIVFRKESFDVVFHFWKCTDSGEQFTDAALDEINLGQAYNQFRSKHKLPFPEEIQAIREQYKLSASRMSEILGFGVNVYRQYESGEIPSESNARLIQMARDPRKFQSLLDLCSTIDEKSREKVLQRITFLLQTPEPTLTSTALEQEMFGHLQPDEFTGFRRPNLLKINAMVLEFAKAMNPWKTKLNKLLFYADFVHFSKTCRSISGLRYDAIQFGPVPHNYNGIYQLLASQNTVSIEYIEYPNGSIGERFHAKKSEVEDVLDPTEHATVLEVVSRFQKSSNQSIVFESHLEAAWKQNVDQPQPAISYLKYAFDLVHA, encoded by the coding sequence ATGAAAAGTCCCTACACTGGCAAGGAAATGATCTGCATGAAGGAGAATCGCGAAATTGTGTTTCGCAAGGAATCGTTCGATGTGGTGTTTCACTTTTGGAAATGTACCGACTCCGGGGAACAGTTTACCGATGCAGCCCTCGACGAAATCAACCTAGGTCAAGCCTACAATCAGTTTCGGAGCAAGCACAAGTTGCCGTTTCCGGAAGAAATACAGGCGATTAGAGAGCAATACAAACTCTCAGCGTCCAGAATGTCAGAGATTTTAGGTTTTGGGGTCAATGTATACCGTCAGTACGAATCAGGAGAGATTCCAAGCGAATCCAATGCGCGCTTGATTCAGATGGCGCGTGATCCCCGCAAATTCCAGAGTTTGTTGGACCTTTGCAGCACCATCGACGAAAAGTCAAGGGAAAAAGTCCTTCAGCGAATCACATTTCTGCTCCAAACACCCGAGCCCACGCTCACATCGACTGCACTTGAACAGGAAATGTTTGGCCACCTACAACCCGACGAATTTACGGGCTTCAGACGGCCCAATCTCCTTAAAATCAACGCCATGGTATTGGAATTTGCAAAGGCGATGAATCCTTGGAAAACCAAACTCAACAAGCTGCTTTTTTATGCTGATTTTGTGCATTTCAGCAAAACTTGCCGTTCCATCAGTGGCCTGAGGTACGATGCGATTCAATTTGGGCCCGTACCTCACAATTACAACGGCATCTACCAACTCCTCGCAAGCCAAAACACCGTCAGCATTGAATATATCGAATACCCCAATGGAAGCATTGGGGAGCGGTTTCACGCCAAAAAGTCGGAGGTTGAAGATGTGCTTGATCCGACAGAGCATGCTACCGTGCTTGAAGTCGTATCCCGCTTTCAAAAGTCATCGAATCAATCGATTGTCTTTGAAAGTCATCTTGAGGCCGCTTGGAAACAAAATGTGGATCAACCCCAACCTGCCATCAGTTACCTGAAATACGCTTTCGACCTTGTCCACGCCTGA
- a CDS encoding toxin: protein MGDSAAVGKFLRNFKEKLKVFDILFLDDRGKNAQTLATLEITPIARRKVLESLEINDYSEGPLAEAMYGGKAEMWVFGRIVKGREVYIKITLGFAGGAVICISFHIAEYPMRYPFIPNSTKSTGEESLPK, encoded by the coding sequence ATGGGTGATAGTGCGGCAGTCGGAAAATTTCTCAGGAACTTCAAGGAAAAGCTAAAGGTCTTCGACATCCTGTTTTTGGATGACCGTGGAAAGAATGCGCAGACGCTAGCCACTTTGGAGATTACACCAATTGCTAGAAGGAAAGTCCTCGAATCCTTGGAAATCAATGATTATTCGGAGGGTCCGCTAGCCGAGGCAATGTATGGGGGCAAGGCAGAAATGTGGGTGTTTGGCCGAATTGTCAAAGGGCGGGAAGTTTACATCAAAATTACCCTAGGTTTCGCTGGCGGCGCAGTGATTTGCATTTCCTTTCACATTGCAGAATATCCGATGAGATACCCATTTATACCGAATTCGACCAAATCAACGGGTGAGGAATCGCTTCCAAAATAA
- a CDS encoding M28 family peptidase, with translation MKFFSKFILASAMLLPVSLVWAQVPKPHDPRVIQNNTSSGSSSSAPSSSGMSKTNPNPSTGTGTFSTATPPMSSAKIDEMSPDQAELVKKYASTITAEDLEALLTFIASDELEGRETGTRGQKVAARYLASQFQKIGLKPGNKGSWYQEYGLIRLEVKSAVISLTGKEQLASGTDFICMSKMGMAESFDADYVFAGYGIDTKEYDNLKGLDLKGKVAVVFSGEPQVGGKYVISGTDQPSEWGEDMDLKMDALGKKGVKAVLVALTDDGFKKLASNPWVKHSAGGKSLTLAYKAEKEAPIPTFYVSESTVNGLLKKAKTSVEAQKKVLSVKAEIGNVDLSKAKFSLKSDAVKEEIVAENVLGMIEGTDKKDEFVIITAHYDHLGVRDGEIFNGADDDGTGTVTILEVAEAFMAAVKDGYKPRRTILFMPVSGEEKGLLGSEYYSDHPVFPLNRTSCNLNIDMIGRVDEAHKGEPQYIYVIGSDKLSSELHACNENANKIVGNLELDYTFNSPDDPNRFYYRSDHYNFAKHNVPVIFYFSGVHEDYHKSTDDIEKILFPRAARVAQLVFGTAWDVANRPTKLVVDKKNDFPGGR, from the coding sequence ATGAAGTTTTTCTCCAAGTTCATCCTTGCTAGCGCCATGTTGTTGCCTGTGAGCCTTGTATGGGCGCAGGTTCCCAAACCGCATGATCCGCGCGTGATTCAAAACAACACTTCAAGCGGATCTTCGTCGTCTGCCCCTTCCAGTAGCGGAATGAGCAAAACGAATCCGAATCCATCGACGGGAACGGGGACTTTTTCGACCGCGACCCCGCCGATGAGTTCGGCGAAAATCGACGAAATGTCGCCGGATCAGGCTGAATTGGTCAAAAAATACGCAAGCACGATCACAGCTGAGGATCTTGAGGCACTCTTGACCTTCATCGCATCCGACGAATTGGAAGGACGGGAAACCGGAACCCGCGGACAAAAGGTTGCTGCACGCTATTTGGCCTCGCAGTTCCAGAAAATAGGTCTCAAGCCGGGAAACAAGGGCAGTTGGTACCAAGAATACGGCCTCATTCGCTTGGAAGTCAAGTCCGCTGTGATTTCCTTGACAGGCAAGGAACAACTCGCATCCGGAACAGATTTCATCTGCATGAGCAAGATGGGCATGGCGGAGAGCTTTGATGCGGATTATGTTTTTGCCGGTTATGGCATTGATACCAAGGAATATGACAACCTGAAGGGCTTGGACCTGAAGGGCAAAGTTGCGGTTGTATTCTCGGGCGAACCTCAAGTCGGCGGCAAATACGTGATTTCAGGTACCGATCAACCCAGCGAATGGGGCGAGGACATGGACCTGAAGATGGACGCACTGGGCAAAAAGGGTGTTAAGGCTGTTTTGGTAGCCTTGACTGACGATGGCTTCAAGAAATTGGCAAGCAATCCTTGGGTTAAACATTCGGCAGGCGGAAAATCGCTGACATTGGCCTACAAAGCCGAAAAAGAAGCGCCGATACCGACCTTTTATGTTTCCGAATCGACCGTCAATGGACTTCTGAAAAAGGCCAAGACCAGCGTGGAAGCCCAAAAGAAGGTACTTTCCGTAAAGGCTGAAATCGGCAACGTGGACCTTTCCAAAGCGAAATTCAGCTTGAAAAGTGATGCCGTCAAGGAAGAAATCGTTGCAGAAAACGTCTTGGGAATGATTGAAGGCACCGACAAAAAGGATGAATTCGTCATCATCACCGCGCATTACGACCACTTGGGCGTGCGCGACGGTGAGATTTTCAACGGTGCAGACGACGATGGCACGGGAACGGTGACGATTTTGGAAGTGGCCGAGGCATTTATGGCTGCCGTCAAGGATGGCTACAAGCCCCGTCGCACGATTTTGTTCATGCCCGTTTCCGGTGAAGAAAAGGGGCTGCTGGGCTCCGAATACTACTCCGATCACCCGGTTTTTCCGCTCAATCGCACCTCTTGCAACTTGAACATCGACATGATCGGCCGCGTGGACGAAGCCCACAAAGGGGAGCCGCAGTACATTTATGTCATTGGCAGCGACAAATTGAGCTCCGAATTGCATGCATGCAACGAAAACGCCAACAAAATCGTCGGCAATTTGGAATTGGATTATACCTTCAATTCGCCTGATGATCCCAATCGCTTTTACTACCGCAGCGACCATTACAACTTTGCCAAGCACAATGTGCCGGTGATTTTCTATTTCAGTGGCGTCCATGAAGACTATCACAAGTCCACTGACGACATCGAGAAAATCCTGTTTCCGCGTGCTGCGCGTGTGGCGCAGCTGGTTTTTGGCACAGCTTGGGATGTCGCGAATCGCCCCACCAAGTTGGTCGTCGACAAAAAGAATGACTTCCCTGGCGGCAGGTAA
- a CDS encoding sterol desaturase family protein, whose translation MEKYIKTFTEATKAFASYLWQDITHPSLTSFFWWTIALSVVFWGFELLKPWRTKQSAFRKDFWLDLFYVFFNFFLFSLIVWQGGQQVLTQLFGDFIGLFGLKNVVAIQVHQLPVWAYYLILFLVGDFVSWNVHRILHRVSWMWEFHKVHHSVEQMGFAAHVRYHWMENLIYWTFRFLPFAVLGADMGQIFGIHVLNLAWGHFNHTNITVNPRVTGSIFGALVGAGLAYLYADAVWMWPVWILGGVIVFGVFLGKYMRHIFNSPEMHLWHHAWDIPASHPYGMNFGITLAIWDYIFGTAVVPKIDGSVKLGFDHLEEFPKGFLGQSIYGFGKPKHAALAAEKAVKAVKAVKK comes from the coding sequence ATGGAAAAGTACATCAAGACATTTACAGAGGCAACCAAAGCATTTGCAAGCTACCTTTGGCAGGACATTACCCATCCCAGCCTGACCAGCTTTTTCTGGTGGACGATTGCCCTGTCAGTCGTCTTTTGGGGCTTCGAATTGTTGAAGCCGTGGCGCACGAAACAAAGTGCCTTCCGCAAAGACTTTTGGCTGGATTTGTTTTACGTCTTTTTCAACTTCTTCCTGTTTTCCTTGATCGTATGGCAGGGCGGGCAGCAAGTGTTGACGCAGCTCTTCGGCGACTTTATCGGGCTTTTTGGGCTGAAAAACGTCGTTGCGATACAGGTCCATCAATTACCTGTTTGGGCTTATTACCTGATTCTGTTTTTGGTTGGTGACTTTGTGAGTTGGAATGTCCACCGCATTTTGCACCGAGTCTCATGGATGTGGGAGTTTCACAAGGTGCACCACTCTGTGGAACAAATGGGATTTGCCGCCCACGTGCGCTACCATTGGATGGAAAACCTGATTTATTGGACCTTCCGGTTCCTGCCTTTTGCTGTCTTGGGAGCAGACATGGGCCAAATCTTCGGAATTCACGTGCTGAATCTTGCTTGGGGACACTTCAACCATACCAATATCACGGTCAACCCGCGCGTCACGGGCTCGATTTTTGGAGCATTGGTGGGTGCCGGACTAGCCTATCTCTATGCGGATGCCGTTTGGATGTGGCCGGTTTGGATTTTAGGCGGCGTGATTGTCTTCGGAGTTTTCCTCGGAAAATACATGCGCCACATCTTCAACAGTCCGGAAATGCATCTTTGGCACCATGCTTGGGATATTCCGGCAAGCCACCCCTATGGCATGAATTTCGGGATCACATTGGCGATTTGGGACTATATCTTCGGAACAGCTGTAGTCCCTAAGATAGACGGGAGTGTGAAATTGGGATTCGATCATCTGGAAGAATTTCCGAAGGGCTTTTTGGGACAATCCATCTACGGATTTGGAAAGCCAAAGCATGCTGCGTTGGCAGCTGAGAAGGCTGTGAAGGCTGTGAAGGCTGTGAAGAAATAG